A stretch of Gadus macrocephalus chromosome 17, ASM3116895v1 DNA encodes these proteins:
- the LOC132445758 gene encoding mucin-2-like: protein MMLRPCENHCENHMVHPTTSVTVRSSRDFMGFLLQARGAGGPEGGSRLGMSGSWSLTPPGTHTLGCFSPGDSLTHSDKQLKRNLSFVWRAPDHPLGDIQFYITVVQSYFIYWAGIKSPVVHDGNRSFQNSSDTIMSNRSRPLSELLEEEHPVPVFRVKTKASNITGSEMDSRPAATGSPQTDQKTDSYRGSARGITIDSNDLQLLSVMAEQPGVVSLNQYDPTSITFDTLISNNTLKTKTTTPSETIGSPSQTTNTPSQTTNTPSQTTNTPSQTTNTPSQTTNTPSQTIPTPSQTTTTPSQATITSSQTNITTPNQTNITPSQTNITTPSQTNITTPSQTNITTPSQTNITTPSQTTTTPSQTNITIPSQATITSSQTNITTPSQITTTPSQTNISTPNQTNITPSQTNITTPSQTNITTPSQTNTTPSQANITTPNQTNITTPNQTNITTPNQTNITTPNQTNITTPNQTNITTPSQTNTTPSQTNITTPSQTTTTPSQTNITIPSQTNITTPSQTNITTPSQTTTTPSQTNITIPSQTNITTPSQTNITTPSQTNITTPSQTNITTPSPESLPDPDLDPRPDPLKPKPSAPEREGKTPSTKPGNRSWELGMLLGSWAGLGLALVVAVRCVYQHWCGKQTELRLNTREREYERGERGLIHVQECGDLLRVRRIRENSFVLLAEYDVRTPAEL, encoded by the exons ATGATGCTGCGGCCCTGCGAGAACCACTGCGAGAACCACATGGTTCATCCAACAACTTCTG tgacAGTCAGAAGTTCTCGTGACTTCATGGGTTTCCTGCTCCAGGCCCGAGGTGCCGGGGGGCCAGAGGGGGGGTCCCGGCTGGGAATGAGTGGCTCCTGgtccctcaccccccctggGACGCACACCTTGGGGTGCTTCAGCCCCGGCGACAGCCTCACCCACTCAGACAAACAGCTGAAGAGGAACCTGTCCTTTGTTTGGAGAGCTCCAGACCACCCCCTGGGCGACATCCAGTTCTA CATCACAGTGGTACAGTCCTACTTTATCTACTGGGCAGGGATTAAGTCTCCAGTGGTGCATGATGGGAACAGAAGTTTCCAGAATAGCAGTGACACCATAATGTCGAATAGAAGCAGGCCACTGTCTGAACTACTGGAAGAGGAACATCCTGTTCCag TTTTCAGAGTCAAGACAAAAGCATCCAACATAACAGGCAGTGAGATGGACAGCCGTCCTGCCGCCACGGGGTCCCCTCAGACGGACCAGAAGACTGACAGCTATAGAGGATCTGCTCGAGGCATTACGATAGACAGCAATGATCTCCAGCTCCTATCAGTTATGGCCGAACAGCCAGGTGTTGTCTCTCTCAATCAGTATGATCCTACATCAATAACCTTTGATACCCTAATCTCAAACAATACCTTAAAAACCAAGACCACTACACCTAGCGAAACCATAGGCTCACCTAGCCAAACCACCAACACACCTAGCCAAACCACCAACACACCTAGCCAAACCACCAACACACCTAGCCAAACCACCAACACACCTAGCCAAACCACCAACACACCTAGCCAAACCATACCAACACCTAGCCAAACTACCACCACACCTAGTCAAGCCACCATCACAAGTAGCCAAACCAACATCACTACACCTAACCAGACCAATATCACACCTAGccaaaccaacatcaccacacctagccaaaccaacatcaccacacctagccaaaccaacatcaccacacctagccaaaccaacatcaccacacctAGCCAAACTACTACCACGCCTAGCCAAACCAACATCACCATACCTAGTCAAGCCACCATCACAAGTAGCCAAACCAACATCACTACACCTAGCCAAATCACTACCACACCTAGCCAAACCAACATCTCCACACCTAACCAGACCAATATCACACCTAGccaaaccaacatcaccacacctagccaaaccaacatcaccacacctAGCCAAACCAATACCACACCTAGCCAAGCCAACATCACCACACCTAACCAAACTAACATCACCACACCTAAccaaaccaacatcaccacacctAACCAAACTAACATCACCACACCTAAccaaaccaacatcaccacacctaaccaaaccaacatcaccacacctAGCCAAACCAATACCACACCTAGccaaaccaacatcaccacaccAAGCCAAACTACTACCACACCTAGCCAAACCAACATCACCATACCTAGccaaaccaacatcaccacacctagccaaaccaacatcaccacaccAAGCCAAACTACTACCACACCTAGCCAAACCAACATCACCATACCTAGccaaaccaacatcaccacacctagccaaaccaacatcaccacacctagccaaaccaacatcaccacacctagccaaaccaacatcaccacaccta GTCCAGAGTCCCTTCCAGACCCAGACCTCGACCCTCGACCAGACCCCCTGAAGCCCAAACCATCAGctccagagagggaggggaagaccCCGAGTACCAAGCCTGGAAACAGGAGCTGGGAGCTGGGCATGCTCCTGGGCAGCTGGGCCGGGCTCGGGCTGGCTCTGGTCGTGGCCGTCCGATGTGTTTACCAGCACTGGTGTGGGAAGCAGACAGAGCTAAGACTgaacaccagagagagagaatacgagagaggagagagaggactgaTCCACGTCCAGGAGTGTGGAGACCTTCTCAGAGTTCGCAGAATCAGAGAAAATAGCTTTGTGCTCCTGGCTGAGTACGATGTACGGACACCTGCTGAGCTTTGA
- the LOC132445657 gene encoding endonuclease domain-containing 1 protein-like, with amino-acid sequence MTSSVTGGCPLALVILLLVSMDPTATEVVNSVNDCTEFFLDGKPPDIPGVLQQGTIQDQNRYKPVCQEYENTRRFMTLYDTVNKIPVFSAYKYTGDDGSKRPRNPKWMFEPKLEDGGSKSNMKQLNKGKKYSKQASFSDYTNQTDYDKGHIFPSAHAHHKSDKEATFTLTNIVPQAGTFNRGSWQRMEKCVRCVMHEYCLNQNNQHEAFVVTGAIPNANKTLKNKVNIPKTLWTAFCCYSKVTGEWLASAHWGDNVKENPRVLMETKNIDMISLIDVDPFPQHQYRLNVTVSQYYPTLESVNVLPLL; translated from the exons ATGACGTCATCAGTGACTGGTGGCTGTCCATTGGCTCTTGTCATTCTGCTTCTCGTGTCCATGGATCCTACAGCCACTGAGGTGGTGAACTCAGTCAACGACTGTACTGAATTCTTCCTGGATGGAAAGCCACCGGATATACCAGGAGTCCTGCAGCAGGGGACCATTCAGGACCAGAATCGCTACAAGCCCGTTTGCCAGGAATATGAAAATACCAGGAGGTTCATGACGCTCTATGACACAGTTAATAAGATCCCAGTGTTTTctgcatataaatacacaggagACGACGGAAGCAAAAGACCAAGAAATCCGAAGTGGATGTTTGAGCCAAAG CTTGAAGATGGGGGAAGCAAAAGCAACATGAAACAACTgaataaaggaaaaaaatacTCCAAACAAGCTAGTTTTTCCGACTATACTAATCAAACAgactatgataaaggccacatttTTCCAAGTGCTCATGCTCACCACAAATCAGATAAGGAGGCTACATTTACCTTGACTAACATTGTGCCACAAGCCGGCACATTTAATAGGGGAAGCTGGCAAAGAATGGAGAAATGTGTCAGATGTGTGATGCATGAATACTGTTTGAACCAAAACAACCAACATGAAGCATTTGTCGTGACTGGAGCAATTCCCAATGCAAACAAGACTCTCAAAAACAAGGTCAATATTCCAAAAACTCTCTGGACAGCATTTTGCTGCTATAGCAAAGTTACGGGGGAATGGTTAGCAAGCGCACACTGGGGTGACAATGTTAAAGAAAATCCTAGAGTATTAATGGAGACCAAAAATATAGACATGATTTCACTTATTGATGTCGACCCCTTTCCACAACATCAATATCGTCTCAACGTAACAGTAAGTCAGTATTATCCTACTTTAGAGAGTGTGAATGTCCTCCCGCTCCTTTGA